TTGGGGAATACTCGGAGAAGTCGAAAAAAGTGGTTGAGGCATTTGCTCTTTCCCATAACCTTCCCCTCGAAGTTCTTGATGTTGCCGACTTCATAGGATGCTCGCTCCCCGAGGCAACGAGAAGGCTCAGAGAACGGACTCCGTGTTCCCTTTGCGGGAGCATCAAGCGGTACATTCTGAATAGGTTCGCCGCAGAAAGGGGCTTTGCAGTGTACGCTACAGGACACAACCTCGATGATGAAGCAGCTACTCTCCTTGGGAATGTCCTCCACTGGCACATTGATTACCTCGCCCACCAGGACCCTCACCTTCCAAGTCCTCATCCGAAAATGACGAGGAAGGTAAAACCCTTCTATACGCTCACCGAGGAGGAGATTCTCCACTACGTTGCACTGCACGACATTCCCTTCGTTCCTGAGCGGTGCCCTCTCTCAAAAAAAGCAAAAAGCCTTGACTACAAAGAGGCCCTATCGTTTCTTGAGGAAAAATCCCCTGGAACAAAGCATATGTTCCTCTTTGGGTTCCTTGAGAGAGGAAAGCAGTACTTCCTCAAAGAGTACAACCCCCCAGTCCTCCGAGAATGCGTGCGGTGCGGCATGCCCACCACTCAAGAGATATGCGCTTTTTGCCGAATCCTCGAAAAACTCAAAGCCAAGGAGGTGAAGAAACGTGCGTATTCTGACAGTGAATAGCGGGGGTTCATCCATCAAGTATGAACTCTTCGACATTGGGGAAAACGAAGTGTCCCTCCTTAAGGGAAACATCAAACGGCTCTACCGCCCGGATTCCTTTCTCGAGCAGAAATCGAAAGACGGAGTTCTTGAGAAGAAGGTTCCAAATCTTGACCACGAGAAGGGATTGCATCTTATGCTCGAAGCATTAAAAGAAAGTGGTTACCTGAGGGACCTTTCTGAACTTGATGCTATAGGAATCAAGCTCATCAATGGAGGAAAGAGAGTTCAGGAAACTTGCTACATAGACGATACGGTCATTGAGGCTCTCCGGGATCTTTCTTCGGTCACCTCGGTGCACAACCCTCCAGCCCTTTTAGCCATTGATATCTTCCGCCGAATTGTTCCCCGCATTCCCCTCGTGGGAGTTTTGGAGACAACGTTTCACCTCTCCATTCCTCCTGCCCACCGAACCTTTGGCCTTCCCTGGTCCCTGAGTACAGAGTACGGTCTCGAAAAACTCGGTTTCCACGGAAATTCATACCGGTACATAGCTGAACGCCTGAGACAGCTCACCCCTTCCTCTGCAAAAGTTGTAGCTTGCCACCTTGGAAGCGGTTGCAGCGTCTGCGCGATTAAAGATGGAAAGTCCTTCGATATTTCGAGCAGTTTCACGCCCCAAAGTGGGGTCATCATGTCCACCCGCCCGGGAGACTTCGATCCCCAGGTGCTTTTGTACCTTGAGGAAAAGGCAGGGCTCTCCCCTACAGAACTCAACAGGATCCTGGCGAAAGAATCCGGGCTTTTCGGGATATCCGGAGTCAGTGGAGAAATGTGGGAAATCGAGAAAGCCGCCCAAGAGGGAAACGAGCGGGCAAAGCTTGCCATAGACGTCTTCGTTTACCAGGTCAAGAAGTACATTGGGGGATTTGCTGCTCTTATGGGAGGTATCGAAAGTCTTGTTTTCACAGGAGGTATCGGAGAAAACGACCCATACATCCGGGAGAAAATCTGCGAGGGTCTGAACTTCCTGGGCATCGAGATTGATCCAGAACGCAACAGAGCCACTGTAAGCGGAAAGGAGGGAAAAATCGGCCGTGGACCATGCGAGGTTTGGGTAATTCCAACCTGGGAGGAACTCATGGTGGCCAGGGAAACTGCCAGGCTCCTCAGAGAGAAAAGAGGGTGAAAGAATGGCAAAAAGCATTGACTATCACCGCCAAGGATTCAACTGTGCGGAATCGGTTCTTCTCGGACTCTGTGAGGACCTTGGGGTAAAAAATCCTCTCATCCCCAGAATCGCTACGGGCTTTGGAGGAGGGATAGGACACACCGGTAACATCTGTGGCGCCGTTACCGGAGCGGTCATGGCTTTTGGGATTCGTTTCGGAAGAGAAAACCCGGAGGACAAGGACACTCGAGATAGGCTCTACCTCCTTGTTGAGTCCTTCCTTCAAGAGGTAGAGCAGAGCCTCGGACGCCTCGACTGCTTTGGTCTCATCGGAGTCCGTCTCAACACCGAAGAGGGCCTCAGAAGGTATCGGGAAGAAAACCTTCGGGAAAAGTGCCGACAGATTGTGGGTACTGTGGAGGACATCGCCAAACGGTACCTCACAGGTGGTTCCCCCAAGTGAGGGGAACCACCTTTCTACCCTCTGTAGTGTGCTTCAAGGAGAAGGGGAATCCTCGTGTACCGCTCAAAGAGCTCGTCATAGATTGCTCTCTGTGGAGAGGGTTCAAAGACTCGAGTTGTGCGGACGACGTTTCTTTTCGCCTCCTCAAGGCTTTTTGCATACCCTATTCCCACCATCGCAAAGAGCGCCGCTCCAAGAACTGTGGCTTCCTCACACGAAGTAACCACAACCGGGAGGTTCAAGACATCGGCTCGGATACGATTCCAGAGAGCATTCCTTGATCCTCCTCCTACAACCACAATTCTTTCCGGGCGAAAGCCAAAGGCCTCAAAAAGAGCATCCACAGCTTGCCGGAGCTGGAAGGAAAGTCCTTCAAAAACAGCCCTTGCAATTTGAGCACGATCGGTCGTAAGTCCAAGCCCAAGAATGGTCCCCCTTGTCCCGTAAGGCTTAAGTGGACCCGAGGGCATAAAGGAAGGGACGAAAAAGATTCCCTCTGCTCCGGGGTCAACCGAAGAGGCAGCCTCAATAATGCGTGCGTAGATATCCTGTTCATCCTTGCAGTCAGCAAAGAAGTTCCGGCGAACCCACTCCACAACGCCTCCAGCAATCATGAGCATTTGAGGATTCCAGAAGCCTTTTTCGGCGTCGAGTTCCACAAGCATGCCCGTTGCAAAAGCCACCTCCGAATCCCGGAAGAAGGGAATTCGAATGGCCGCGATCTCCCAGGTGCCCGAACTCAGAATGAGCTCTCTGTCCTCCGCCAGAGACCCAACAATGGCAAATTGCGTATCATGCCCGGCAGAAGTTACCGGAGTCCCCACAGGAATTCCCGTTTCTTCGCTCGCCTTTGCGGTAACCGTCCCGATAACCTCTCCGCTTTCCACCATTCGGGGGAAGAAATCAGAACGGAGTCCGGCTAAGGACAGGAGCCGCTCCGACCATTTTCGTTCCCGGATGTCGAGCATCATCGTCGTAGATGCAGCCGTATAGTCCATGGTCATTTCTCCGGTGAGCCTGAAATTCAAAAGTCCCGGCATCATGAGGAAGTACTTTGCCTCATCCAGTGCTTGAGGAGCGTTTTCTCGAAGCCAGAGAAGCTTAAAAAGAGTGTTGAAGGGGATAACCTGGTAACCGGTGATTCGAAAAATTTCCCGAGCACTTACAAGGTCCACAATTCTCTTCGCCCAACCTTCTGTTCGAGAACACTGCCAGGAAATGACGGGATACGTGAGGCTTCCATCCTCCCGCACGGGTGCTCCATCCGCTCCAAAAGTTGTCACCGAAACCGCCCGAACCTCCTGACCGACCGAGGAAATGACCGTTCGTGTGGCCTGGCAAAGCTTTGCCCAGATCTCCTCAAGATCCCAGATGAGATAGTGCTCCGAACCCTTCTCGCGCTTTGGAGCGTTGGGAAAAGAAGCAATGGATAAAATGCTACCCTCCGGGCTCAAGGCTACGGCTCGAATACTCGTTGCTCCACAGTCAAGAACCAGAAAGTACTCTTGCTTACCCATATTCCCTCCTCCCCTCAAAACACATCAAGTTCCTTTGCCTCGCTTTAGAGCCCACAACTTCTCCTCAAAAGGAGGACGGAGAATTCCCTCCTCGGTCACCAGAGCACTCACAAGGGAGGAAGGAGTAACGTCGAATGCAGGATTGCAAACCGAAACTCCCAGGGGAGCAACGGGAACTCCTCCAAAAGTCGTAACCTCCTGAGGATTCCTCTCCTCTATGGGAATATCGGCACCGCTTTCTGCCCTGGGATCCACCGTCGAGAGGGGAGCCGCGACGTAAAACGGAATCCCGTGGTGGCGGGCAAGAACAGCCACAGTGTACGTTCCGATTTTATTTGCCACATCTCCGTTCATGGCAATGCGGTCCGCTCCCACAATAACCTTAGTGATACGCCCCTGGGACATCAGAAATCCGGCCATGTTGTCGCAGATGAGGGTAACTGGAATGCCACTCTTTTGGAGTTCAAAGGTGGTGAGGCGAGCCCCCTGCAGGAGTGGACGGGTCTCATCGGCGTACACCGTAAGTCGCTTTCCTTCTCTGTGCACCGCCCAGAGAATCGCCCCCAGCGCTGTACCCCAACCCCCGCAGGCCAAAGGCCCGGTATTACAGTGGGTGAGAACCCTATCTCCATCCTCAAGGAGTGCGGCTCCAAAGCGGGCAATACGCTCTGAGGTGGCAGCATTTTCCTCATCTATAGCCCGGGCTTCAGCAATGAGACGGTTGACTATCTCCTCCCAGTCCAAAGAGGTTTCCTGGGCGGACCAAATAGCCCGCATGCGGTCCAGGGCCCAGAAAAGGTTCACCGCCGTAGGGCGTGTTGCCCGGAGTTCCAAATCCACCTGCTCAAGAAAGGAGAAGAAATCCTCGCTTTTGAGTCCCTCCAAAGCCCCAAGACACAACCCGTAGGCTGCTGCGACACCGATGAGCGGAGCCCCCCGAACTCGAAGCATC
This genomic interval from Candidatus Caldatribacterium sp. contains the following:
- a CDS encoding acetate/propionate family kinase — its product is MRILTVNSGGSSIKYELFDIGENEVSLLKGNIKRLYRPDSFLEQKSKDGVLEKKVPNLDHEKGLHLMLEALKESGYLRDLSELDAIGIKLINGGKRVQETCYIDDTVIEALRDLSSVTSVHNPPALLAIDIFRRIVPRIPLVGVLETTFHLSIPPAHRTFGLPWSLSTEYGLEKLGFHGNSYRYIAERLRQLTPSSAKVVACHLGSGCSVCAIKDGKSFDISSSFTPQSGVIMSTRPGDFDPQVLLYLEEKAGLSPTELNRILAKESGLFGISGVSGEMWEIEKAAQEGNERAKLAIDVFVYQVKKYIGGFAALMGGIESLVFTGGIGENDPYIREKICEGLNFLGIEIDPERNRATVSGKEGKIGRGPCEVWVIPTWEELMVARETARLLREKRG
- the fucK gene encoding L-fuculokinase, with product MGKQEYFLVLDCGATSIRAVALSPEGSILSIASFPNAPKREKGSEHYLIWDLEEIWAKLCQATRTVISSVGQEVRAVSVTTFGADGAPVREDGSLTYPVISWQCSRTEGWAKRIVDLVSAREIFRITGYQVIPFNTLFKLLWLRENAPQALDEAKYFLMMPGLLNFRLTGEMTMDYTAASTTMMLDIRERKWSERLLSLAGLRSDFFPRMVESGEVIGTVTAKASEETGIPVGTPVTSAGHDTQFAIVGSLAEDRELILSSGTWEIAAIRIPFFRDSEVAFATGMLVELDAEKGFWNPQMLMIAGGVVEWVRRNFFADCKDEQDIYARIIEAASSVDPGAEGIFFVPSFMPSGPLKPYGTRGTILGLGLTTDRAQIARAVFEGLSFQLRQAVDALFEAFGFRPERIVVVGGGSRNALWNRIRADVLNLPVVVTSCEEATVLGAALFAMVGIGYAKSLEEAKRNVVRTTRVFEPSPQRAIYDELFERYTRIPLLLEAHYRG
- a CDS encoding C_GCAxxG_C_C family protein translates to MAKSIDYHRQGFNCAESVLLGLCEDLGVKNPLIPRIATGFGGGIGHTGNICGAVTGAVMAFGIRFGRENPEDKDTRDRLYLLVESFLQEVEQSLGRLDCFGLIGVRLNTEEGLRRYREENLREKCRQIVGTVEDIAKRYLTGGSPK
- a CDS encoding TIGR00269 family protein, whose translation is GEYSEKSKKVVEAFALSHNLPLEVLDVADFIGCSLPEATRRLRERTPCSLCGSIKRYILNRFAAERGFAVYATGHNLDDEAATLLGNVLHWHIDYLAHQDPHLPSPHPKMTRKVKPFYTLTEEEILHYVALHDIPFVPERCPLSKKAKSLDYKEALSFLEEKSPGTKHMFLFGFLERGKQYFLKEYNPPVLRECVRCGMPTTQEICAFCRILEKLKAKEVKKRAYSDSE
- the mtnA gene encoding S-methyl-5-thioribose-1-phosphate isomerase, whose protein sequence is MFLKAIEWKGRSLRFLDQTRLPREEVYVETEDYRDVVEAIKMLRVRGAPLIGVAAAYGLCLGALEGLKSEDFFSFLEQVDLELRATRPTAVNLFWALDRMRAIWSAQETSLDWEEIVNRLIAEARAIDEENAATSERIARFGAALLEDGDRVLTHCNTGPLACGGWGTALGAILWAVHREGKRLTVYADETRPLLQGARLTTFELQKSGIPVTLICDNMAGFLMSQGRITKVIVGADRIAMNGDVANKIGTYTVAVLARHHGIPFYVAAPLSTVDPRAESGADIPIEERNPQEVTTFGGVPVAPLGVSVCNPAFDVTPSSLVSALVTEEGILRPPFEEKLWALKRGKGT